A region from the Mycobacterium heidelbergense genome encodes:
- the arfC gene encoding channel accessory protein ArfC, sunset domain variant — MGAPANEPDTEPDTESELPTTKIPVGQEFPTTRIPVGQELPTTRIPVAQESPATKPPFAKRFLPKKAPSAKGAATKAISFVKRLLPEGDSAAEESPTTKIRVAKKAPPRKARPVAKRVPPGKVPAKAAPRKKAPAAKAVPAKRRPVPTESPTTKIPVAPESPTTKIPVLPYAPYGPGSARATPDGGGPAGWLVKGRSDTRLYYTPDDPAYDPTVAQVWFKDEESAVRACFTPWRKSSRK; from the coding sequence GTGGGGGCGCCGGCGAATGAGCCAGACACGGAGCCAGACACCGAGTCGGAGCTCCCGACGACAAAGATTCCGGTCGGGCAGGAGTTCCCGACCACGAGGATTCCGGTTGGGCAAGAACTCCCCACCACCAGGATTCCGGTCGCGCAAGAGTCGCCGGCGACCAAGCCCCCGTTCGCCAAGAGGTTCCTGCCTAAGAAGGCTCCGAGCGCCAAAGGGGCGGCGACGAAAGCGATTTCGTTCGTCAAGAGGTTGCTGCCAGAGGGGGATTCGGCCGCCGAGGAGTCGCCCACCACGAAGATCCGGGTCGCGAAGAAGGCGCCGCCAAGGAAGGCTCGCCCGGTCGCGAAAAGGGTGCCGCCGGGGAAGGTTCCTGCCAAGGCGGCGCCGCGGAAGAAAGCTCCAGCCGCCAAGGCGGTGCCGGCGAAGAGGCGCCCGGTCCCCACGGAATCGCCGACGACGAAGATTCCGGTCGCCCCCGAGTCGCCGACCACGAAGATCCCCGTGCTGCCCTATGCGCCCTACGGCCCGGGTTCCGCTCGCGCCACCCCCGATGGCGGCGGACCGGCGGGATGGCTGGTGAAGGGCCGCTCGGATACCCGGCTTTACTACACCCCCGACGATCCGGCATACGACCCGACCGTCGCGCAGGTCTGGTTCAAGGACGAGGAATCCGCCGTGCGGGCCTGCTTCACGCCGTGGCGCAAGAGCTCGCGAAAGTGA
- a CDS encoding HAMP domain-containing sensor histidine kinase, whose protein sequence is MNILSRIFARTPSLRTRVVVATAIGAAIPVLIVGTVVWVGITNDRKERLDRRLDEAAGFALPFVPRGLDEIPRSPNDQDAIITVRRGNLVKSNSDVTLPQLNADYADTYVRGVRYRVRTVEIPGPVPTSLAVGATYDATIAETNNLHRRVLLICGFAIGAASVFAWLLAAFAVRPFKQLAQQTRLIDAGDEAPRVEVHGASEAVEIAEAMRGMLQRIWNEQNRTKEALASARDFAAVSSHELRTPLTAMRTNLEVLSTLDLPDDQRKEVLGDVIRTQSRIEATLSALERLAQGELSTSDDHVPVDITELLDRAAHDAMRIYADLDVSLVPSPTCIIVGLPAGLRLAVDNAIANAVKHGGATRVQLSAVSSRAGVEIAVDDNGSGVPEAERHVVFERFSRGSTASHSGSGLGLALVAQQAQLHGGTASLEDSPLGGARLLLRIPAPR, encoded by the coding sequence ATGAATATCCTGTCGCGGATCTTCGCCCGTACGCCCTCGTTGCGGACCCGGGTGGTGGTCGCGACGGCCATCGGCGCCGCGATCCCGGTGCTCATCGTCGGCACCGTCGTCTGGGTCGGAATCACCAACGATCGCAAGGAGCGGCTGGACCGCCGCCTCGACGAGGCCGCGGGTTTCGCGCTGCCCTTCGTCCCGCGCGGCCTGGACGAGATCCCGCGTTCGCCCAATGACCAGGACGCCATCATCACGGTCCGCCGCGGCAACCTGGTCAAGTCGAATTCCGATGTCACGCTGCCCCAGCTGAACGCCGACTACGCCGACACCTATGTGCGCGGGGTGCGCTACCGGGTGCGGACGGTAGAGATTCCGGGGCCGGTCCCGACGTCGCTCGCCGTCGGCGCGACGTACGACGCCACCATCGCCGAGACCAACAACCTGCACCGCAGGGTGTTGCTGATCTGTGGATTCGCCATCGGCGCGGCGTCCGTGTTCGCCTGGCTGCTGGCCGCGTTCGCGGTGCGGCCGTTCAAACAGCTCGCTCAGCAGACCCGATTGATCGACGCCGGAGACGAGGCGCCGCGGGTGGAGGTGCACGGCGCCAGCGAGGCCGTCGAGATCGCCGAGGCGATGAGGGGCATGCTGCAGCGCATCTGGAACGAGCAGAACCGGACCAAAGAGGCGCTCGCCTCGGCCCGCGACTTCGCGGCGGTGTCTTCCCACGAGCTGCGCACCCCGCTGACCGCGATGCGCACCAACCTCGAGGTGCTGTCCACGCTGGACCTGCCGGACGACCAACGCAAAGAGGTGCTGGGCGACGTCATCCGCACCCAGTCGCGGATCGAGGCCACCCTCAGCGCCCTGGAGCGGTTGGCCCAGGGCGAGCTGTCGACCTCGGACGACCATGTGCCGGTCGACATCACCGAGCTGCTGGACCGCGCGGCGCACGATGCGATGCGGATCTATGCCGACCTCGACGTCTCGCTGGTGCCGTCGCCGACCTGCATCATCGTGGGATTGCCGGCCGGGTTGCGCCTGGCCGTCGACAACGCGATCGCCAACGCCGTCAAACACGGCGGCGCCACCCGCGTCCAGCTCTCGGCGGTCAGCTCGCGAGCCGGCGTGGAGATAGCCGTCGACGACAACGGCAGCGGCGTTCCCGAAGCCGAGCGCCACGTGGTGTTCGAGCGGTTCTCCCGCGGGTCGACGGCCTCGCATTCGGGGTCTGGCCTGGGGCTGGCATTGGTGGCCCAGCAGGCGCAGCTGCACGGCGGGACGGCGTCGCTGGAGGACAGCCCGCTGGGCGGCGCGCGGCTGTTGCTGCGCATCCCGGCGCCCCGTTAG
- the prrA gene encoding two-component system response regulator PrrA — protein sequence MGGMDTGATPPRVLVVDDDSDVLASLERGLRLSGFEVSTAVDGAEALRSATETRPDAIVLDINMPVLDGVSVVTALRAMDNDVPVCVLSARSSVDDRVAGLEAGADDYLVKPFVLAELVARVKALLRRRGATATSSSETITVGPLEVDIPGRRARVNGVDVDLTKREFDLLAVLAEHKTAVLSRAQLLELVWGYDFAADTNVVDVFIGYLRRKLEANGGPRLLHTVRGVGFVLRMQ from the coding sequence ATGGGCGGCATGGACACTGGTGCGACTCCACCTCGGGTCTTGGTCGTTGACGACGACTCCGACGTGCTCGCCTCGCTGGAACGCGGCCTGCGCTTGTCGGGTTTCGAGGTGTCGACGGCGGTCGACGGCGCCGAGGCGTTGCGCAGCGCCACCGAGACGCGGCCGGATGCGATCGTGCTCGACATCAACATGCCCGTGCTGGACGGCGTCAGCGTCGTCACCGCGCTGAGAGCCATGGACAACGACGTCCCGGTCTGTGTGCTGTCGGCACGCAGCTCGGTCGACGACCGGGTGGCGGGCCTGGAGGCCGGCGCCGACGACTACCTGGTCAAGCCGTTCGTGCTGGCCGAGCTGGTCGCGCGGGTGAAGGCGCTGTTGCGCCGCCGCGGCGCCACCGCGACGTCGTCCTCGGAAACCATCACGGTGGGCCCGCTGGAAGTGGACATCCCCGGCCGCCGGGCCCGGGTCAACGGCGTCGACGTCGACCTGACCAAGCGCGAATTCGACCTGCTGGCCGTGCTGGCCGAGCACAAGACCGCGGTGCTGTCCCGCGCCCAGCTGCTGGAGCTGGTATGGGGGTATGACTTCGCCGCCGACACCAACGTCGTCGACGTGTTCATCGGGTACCTGCGCCGCAAGCTGGAGGCCAACGGCGGTCCCCGGCTGCTGCACACCGTCCGCGGAGTCGGGTTCGTGCTGCGCATGCAGTGA